The nucleotide sequence TTCTGGCGCTCCGCAGCATGGCGCCTGGTGCGGTTGTGCCCGTGCTGCTAGTGGCGCACGCGCTAAGTAGAACCACGGCGCTGTCCTTTATTTACACCCACGAATACGCCCGCGAAAACGAAGACAGCAAGGCCAAGCCCATTGCCAAGAAGCTAAGCGCTTCGGATTTCGGGGTTGGCTTGCTGCTTGGCTTGTTGCCATTGCTGGTGTATGCTGCTTGGTTGCGCAACGGCTGGTTGCTACTGGTGCTATTGCCGCTGTGGCTAGTGAAAACCTATCTGGCCCGCTACTTCACGCGCTGGATTGGGGGCTACACCGGCGACTGCCTAGGGGCCACCCAACAAGTGGCAGAGGTACTTATCTATCTGTTTTTCTGCTCTCGCTTATGGACTTCTATCTGATTCGTCACACCCGCGTAG is from Hymenobacter tibetensis and encodes:
- a CDS encoding adenosylcobinamide-GDP ribazoletransferase, encoding MMRRQIELFFTALMFYTRIPCPSWIGHSEEKLNKSTVYFPVVGWIVGGGAAAVYWGLQLLFPPDVALLLSMVAGILLTGAFHEDGFADVCDGFGGGWTKLRILEIMKDSRLGTYGVTGLGLMLALKFLALRSMAPGAVVPVLLVAHALSRTTALSFIYTHEYARENEDSKAKPIAKKLSASDFGVGLLLGLLPLLVYAAWLRNGWLLLVLLPLWLVKTYLARYFTRWIGGYTGDCLGATQQVAEVLIYLFFCSRLWTSI